GGCACTTGGGTTGTCTCTAAAGAGATTTTGAACAAGTTCTTTATACGAAAAGGTAGCAATCGTTTTTTCAAGTCCAGTAGCTGGATTCATTTCAGCAGGCAGAATAATACTGATAGTCTGAATATCATTTATCATTCGGCTGCGCTGCTTGTCAAAAAATACATTGGTTTTGATTTCTAATGTATAAAGTTGGTTGGCATAAAACTCTTGTGCTTCTGTTTTTTGGTCAGTATCTTGGTTTTCCCAGCCTTCTGTTCCTGCTGTCCAGTTGTCCCATTGGTTGTCCTGCGAAATAATATCATATTCAATATCATTATACTGAACCTGCTCACTCGGTATTTTGATGTTTTCCAAAAACTGTTCCTGACTCATACGAGTAGTCAGAGAATCATTCTGATATGGACGGATAATTCCTAGTTTGGTCGCATCAATGATAAGACCTGTAATTTCGTTTCCTGTGGCAAAAAACGGACAGTTTTGCTTTTCTTTTAAGGCAACTCTATGCCAA
The DNA window shown above is from Bernardetia sp. and carries:
- the gldN gene encoding gliding motility protein GldN → MKKSTKAILWAGLSMSLFFSLFLTSFSKAQEYGSYVDDGYNHNSVRPVHESHIMYQKSLWHRVALKEKQNCPFFATGNEITGLIIDATKLGIIRPYQNDSLTTRMSQEQFLENIKIPSEQVQYNDIEYDIISQDNQWDNWTAGTEGWENQDTDQKTEAQEFYANQLYTLEIKTNVFFDKQRSRMINDIQTISIILPAEMNPATGLEKTIATFSYKELVQNLFRDNPSAIYYNERNSQAHRNLEEAFDLMLANGTLIKYNNARDEHIMDMYDDMRHSLIMAQNYQANMIEYESNLWEN